One window of Flavobacterium ammonificans genomic DNA carries:
- a CDS encoding helix-turn-helix domain-containing protein, whose amino-acid sequence MNKTNINRFSDFNSELRVKGFKVFAIESEKYVIRSYNRKEFFKICIDIGHNVVHYADRSYEVNGAILFFGNPNIPYAWEIKSKKNYGFACIFSRDFLSLNERTESLLNSPLFHLGGTPIFSVNENQKVFLCNLFQRMITEQDSDYNHKKDLLRNYIQILIHEALKINPAKEITSNKNASTRITTVFMELLERQFPIETSERPLHLKTPQDYANSLSIHVNHLNRSIKSITGKSTTYHISERIVNEAKNLLKFTDWNISEIAYSLGFEYPSHFNSLFKKISGVTPTEHRQSNV is encoded by the coding sequence ATGAACAAGACAAACATAAATAGATTTTCTGATTTCAACAGTGAATTAAGAGTAAAAGGCTTTAAAGTATTTGCTATTGAAAGCGAAAAATATGTTATTCGTTCCTACAATCGTAAAGAGTTTTTTAAAATTTGTATTGATATTGGCCACAATGTGGTGCACTATGCCGATAGGAGTTATGAAGTTAATGGCGCAATTTTATTTTTTGGTAACCCTAATATACCTTATGCTTGGGAAATAAAATCAAAAAAAAATTACGGGTTTGCGTGTATTTTTTCAAGAGATTTTTTAAGCCTAAATGAAAGAACAGAGAGTTTACTAAATTCGCCGTTATTTCACCTTGGTGGAACTCCAATTTTTTCAGTTAATGAGAATCAAAAAGTATTTTTGTGTAATTTATTTCAACGAATGATTACTGAACAAGATTCTGATTACAATCATAAAAAAGATTTGTTACGTAATTATATTCAAATTTTAATACACGAGGCTTTAAAAATAAATCCTGCAAAAGAAATTACTTCAAATAAAAATGCTTCTACTCGAATTACAACGGTTTTTATGGAACTTTTAGAAAGACAATTTCCAATAGAAACATCCGAAAGACCATTGCATCTTAAAACCCCTCAAGATTATGCAAATTCACTTTCTATTCATGTGAACCATCTCAATCGTTCTATTAAATCTATTACCGGAAAATCTACAACTTATCATATTTCAGAACGAATCGTTAACGAAGCTAAAAATCTGTTAAAGTTTACTGATTGGAACATTTCTGAAATTGCTTATAGTCTTGGTTTTGAATACCCTTCCCATTTTAATTCTTTATTCAAAAAAATAAGTGGTGTTACACCTACAGAACACAGACAATCAAATGTTTGA
- a CDS encoding SusC/RagA family TonB-linked outer membrane protein has protein sequence MKFKIKWIYTLLLALSMQFSFAQEKTVSGVVSDGTGPIPGANVIVRGTKNGVQTDFDGKYAIKAKVGDVLLITYVGMNESRVTVGASNTINVKLQSGVSLKEVVVQGYRTITKKQAVVSDATVSSKTIENRPNANVMNTLQGQLAGVNITASTGQPGAKSTVIIRGVGTITGNSDPLYVIDGFPSNSDNFRSINPNDIESTSVLKDAAALAEYGNRGANGVIVIKTKKAQFGESKTTFRYSSQYGVGELQLPKYQYATSKELLQIEKNFGSGRGATLTDAQINAFDIDTDWVNYFFRQSTTTSHNLSVENSSKNVSSFTSFGYFEQDGILETTGLQRFTLRNNINGKSTNEKFKYQVNSSFGFSKNNEATNLGEGAINRNYVLGAFISAPYVPLSVYTGPRSALNYYNTTPGLLATPIMLVDKLQQYANQTDEVRVDVASDFSYDLAEDLVIRTRLNGQLLDTRFFQNEFAGSFNGLLFQAAGQDFTGFEDINQRREWYFNNLWQINYGKKYKEHTFNVNANMEYNHSRLYTNNFRQRGLIQGINVPNTGAGYAADTGTNDFYVPTISASNLRNDLISYFGSFDYDFKSKYGVVATIRRDGSSRFIDEKQWGNFWSVGGRWNIDEESFMDNLTFIDVLKLRGSYGTVGNQRVVGGTVFAGIVPPAFADIYSISNNTYNGGTGYGISFGFPELQWEITTQWNSGLDFELFKGRLRGTVDYYSRATSKQFLSNPVSSTSGTSTLTQNVDVTVTNKGLELNLAYDLIRNPENDMRLTIRANGSKNTNLVSDIPGTGEIFAGGGLYVSKNGGSINEPFVYNYLGVNPANGRLLFENAAGLPTETPVQADKKAAGVNNIPVYQGGFGFDFSYKGFYASTLFTYAFEVYRFDSDLSTQYSTGNIGQFRVSPDMLNAWTPTNTNTDVPSLRASNLGLSGESNRFLQDASYIRMRNIQIGYNVPQKFLKNTFMTALSFSLQGENLLTFTKWQGFDVESSRTLDVYQYPTPRLYTLGVDIKF, from the coding sequence ATGAAATTTAAAATCAAGTGGATTTACACGCTTTTATTGGCGTTATCTATGCAGTTTTCTTTTGCTCAAGAGAAAACAGTTTCTGGGGTTGTTTCAGATGGAACAGGACCCATTCCTGGAGCTAACGTAATTGTTAGAGGAACAAAAAATGGTGTTCAAACTGATTTTGATGGTAAGTATGCTATCAAAGCTAAAGTTGGGGATGTTTTATTAATTACTTATGTTGGAATGAATGAATCAAGGGTAACCGTTGGTGCTTCCAATACAATTAATGTAAAACTTCAAAGCGGAGTAAGTTTGAAAGAGGTTGTTGTTCAAGGGTATAGAACTATAACTAAAAAGCAAGCGGTAGTATCTGATGCTACAGTTTCAAGTAAAACTATTGAAAACAGACCTAACGCGAATGTTATGAACACGCTACAAGGTCAGTTAGCGGGTGTTAACATTACAGCTTCTACAGGTCAGCCTGGAGCTAAATCAACAGTTATTATTAGAGGGGTTGGTACTATTACAGGTAACTCAGACCCATTGTACGTGATTGATGGTTTTCCATCTAATAGTGATAACTTTAGATCTATTAACCCCAATGATATCGAGTCTACTTCTGTATTGAAAGATGCGGCTGCTCTTGCTGAATATGGTAACAGAGGTGCTAATGGAGTTATTGTTATTAAAACTAAAAAAGCTCAATTTGGAGAGTCTAAAACTACATTTAGATACAGTTCTCAATATGGTGTTGGAGAGCTTCAATTGCCAAAATACCAATATGCAACGTCAAAAGAGTTGTTGCAAATTGAGAAAAACTTCGGTTCAGGTAGAGGTGCTACTTTAACTGATGCTCAAATTAATGCATTCGATATTGATACGGATTGGGTAAATTATTTCTTTAGACAATCTACTACTACATCACACAACTTAAGTGTAGAAAATAGCAGTAAAAATGTATCTTCGTTTACTTCATTTGGATATTTCGAACAAGATGGTATCTTAGAAACTACAGGTTTACAAAGATTCACTTTGAGAAACAATATCAATGGTAAATCAACTAATGAGAAGTTTAAATACCAAGTGAACAGCTCATTCGGTTTCAGTAAAAACAATGAGGCTACCAACTTAGGTGAAGGTGCTATTAATAGAAACTATGTTTTAGGTGCTTTTATTTCAGCTCCTTATGTGCCGTTAAGTGTGTATACTGGTCCAAGATCTGCATTAAACTATTACAATACAACTCCTGGACTTTTGGCTACTCCAATTATGTTGGTTGATAAATTACAACAGTATGCAAATCAAACTGACGAAGTTCGTGTTGATGTTGCTTCTGATTTTTCTTACGATTTAGCCGAAGATTTAGTAATTCGTACCAGATTGAATGGTCAATTGCTAGATACTAGATTTTTTCAAAATGAATTTGCAGGTTCATTTAATGGATTATTATTCCAAGCTGCTGGACAAGATTTTACCGGTTTCGAAGATATAAACCAAAGAAGAGAATGGTATTTTAACAACCTATGGCAAATAAATTATGGTAAAAAGTACAAAGAACATACTTTTAATGTAAACGCCAACATGGAGTACAATCATTCACGTTTGTACACAAATAACTTCAGACAAAGAGGTTTAATTCAAGGAATTAATGTGCCGAACACGGGTGCTGGATATGCAGCAGATACTGGGACTAATGATTTTTATGTGCCTACAATATCCGCATCGAATTTGAGAAATGATTTAATTTCTTATTTTGGTTCTTTTGATTATGATTTCAAAAGCAAGTATGGAGTAGTTGCTACAATAAGAAGAGATGGTTCTTCTCGTTTTATTGACGAAAAGCAATGGGGTAACTTCTGGTCAGTAGGAGGTAGATGGAATATAGATGAAGAATCGTTTATGGATAATTTAACTTTTATTGATGTTTTGAAATTAAGAGGTTCTTATGGAACTGTTGGTAATCAAAGAGTAGTAGGTGGTACTGTTTTTGCAGGTATCGTTCCTCCAGCTTTTGCTGATATTTATTCTATTTCAAACAATACTTATAATGGTGGTACAGGTTACGGAATTAGTTTTGGTTTCCCTGAATTACAGTGGGAGATTACTACTCAATGGAACTCTGGTTTGGATTTTGAGTTATTTAAAGGAAGGCTTAGAGGAACTGTTGATTATTACAGCAGAGCTACATCAAAACAGTTTTTAAGTAATCCAGTTTCATCTACTTCTGGAACTTCAACTTTGACACAAAACGTTGATGTAACCGTTACTAATAAGGGTCTTGAATTGAACTTAGCTTATGATTTGATCAGAAATCCTGAAAATGATATGCGATTGACTATTAGAGCTAATGGTTCAAAAAACACCAATCTTGTAAGTGATATTCCTGGTACAGGTGAAATTTTCGCTGGAGGTGGTTTATATGTTTCAAAAAATGGAGGTAGTATTAACGAGCCTTTTGTATACAATTACTTGGGAGTTAATCCTGCAAACGGTAGATTGTTGTTTGAAAATGCTGCTGGTTTACCAACTGAAACTCCGGTACAAGCGGATAAAAAAGCAGCTGGAGTAAATAATATTCCAGTATACCAAGGAGGTTTTGGTTTCGACTTTAGTTATAAAGGGTTTTATGCATCCACTTTGTTTACCTATGCTTTCGAAGTATATCGTTTTGACAGTGATTTAAGTACTCAATACAGTACAGGTAACATAGGTCAATTTAGAGTATCTCCGGATATGTTGAATGCTTGGACTCCAACAAATACTAATACAGATGTGCCTTCTCTTAGAGCTAGTAACTTAGGATTGTCTGGAGAGTCTAATCGTTTTTTACAAGATGCATCATACATTAGAATGCGTAACATTCAGATTGGATACAATGTTCCTCAAAAGTTCTTGAAAAATACTTTTATGACTGCACTTTCTTTTTCACTTCAGGGTGAGAACTTATTAACTTTTACTAAATGGCAAGGTTTTGATGTAGAAAGTAGTAGAACATTAGATGTTTATCAATACCCAACACCTAGATTATACACTTTAGGTGTAGATATTAAATTTTAA
- the lipB gene encoding lipoyl(octanoyl) transferase LipB, whose protein sequence is MNKQIQLYDLGNKDYKATWEYQEELFKGIVDLKIQNRKDETSLPIPNYLLFVEHPHVYTLGKSGDLSNLLLSEKQLEAKGATFYKINRGGDITYHGPGQIVGYPILDLENFFTDIHKYLRLLEEAIILTLAEYGLNSTRSEGETGVWLGVGTPFARKICAMGVRASRWVTMHGFALNVNADLGYFDNIIPCGIRGKAVTSLNVELGVERVDENEVKAKILNHFTQLFECSLIRS, encoded by the coding sequence ATGAACAAACAAATCCAATTATACGATTTAGGGAACAAAGATTACAAGGCCACTTGGGAATACCAAGAGGAATTGTTCAAAGGTATTGTCGATCTTAAAATCCAAAATAGAAAAGACGAAACCAGTTTACCTATACCTAACTATTTGCTTTTTGTAGAACATCCGCATGTGTATACTTTAGGAAAAAGTGGCGATTTGAGTAATTTGTTACTTTCGGAAAAACAATTGGAAGCCAAAGGGGCTACCTTTTATAAAATCAATCGAGGAGGAGATATTACCTACCATGGTCCAGGACAAATAGTTGGCTATCCAATCTTGGATTTGGAAAATTTCTTTACCGATATTCATAAATACTTGCGATTATTGGAAGAAGCCATTATTTTAACCTTAGCCGAATACGGTTTGAATTCTACCAGAAGCGAAGGCGAAACTGGAGTTTGGTTGGGAGTTGGAACACCTTTTGCTCGAAAAATTTGCGCTATGGGTGTTCGCGCGTCTCGTTGGGTTACTATGCACGGATTTGCGTTAAATGTCAATGCTGATTTGGGGTATTTTGACAATATCATTCCCTGTGGTATTCGCGGCAAAGCAGTAACTTCATTGAACGTCGAATTAGGAGTTGAAAGAGTAGATGAAAACGAGGTGAAAGCTAAAATTCTTAATCATTTTACTCAATTGTTTGAATGTTCGCTTATTAGATCATAA
- a CDS encoding ribonuclease HII — MLQLQFSHFSIESGTDEAGRGCLAGPVTAAAVILPENFEIKILNDSKQLSEKAREQLRPIIEEQAVSFAVTHLEPVVIDEINILNASIKAMQESILKLNPKPDYIIVDGNRFKPVLDIPHSCIVKGDAKFMSIAAASVLAKTYRDEYMNKIHEEFPMYNWKQNKGYPTQEHREAIRKFGVTKYHRMSFRLLPEQLKLEI; from the coding sequence ATGTTACAACTACAATTCTCCCATTTTTCAATTGAATCCGGTACTGATGAAGCGGGTCGTGGCTGCCTTGCAGGACCTGTAACTGCTGCTGCCGTTATTTTACCAGAAAATTTTGAAATTAAAATCCTCAACGATAGTAAGCAATTGTCTGAAAAAGCTAGAGAACAATTACGTCCTATTATAGAGGAACAAGCCGTTTCTTTTGCAGTAACTCATTTAGAACCTGTAGTAATTGACGAAATCAACATTCTAAATGCTTCTATCAAAGCCATGCAAGAAAGTATTTTGAAATTGAATCCAAAACCTGATTACATTATTGTAGATGGGAATCGGTTTAAACCTGTTTTAGATATTCCGCACAGTTGTATTGTAAAAGGGGATGCAAAATTCATGAGTATTGCCGCAGCTTCGGTCCTAGCCAAAACCTACCGAGATGAATATATGAACAAAATTCATGAAGAATTTCCAATGTACAATTGGAAACAAAATAAAGGTTATCCCACTCAAGAACACAGAGAAGCGATACGAAAATTTGGGGTAACCAAATACCACCGTATGAGTTTTAGATTGTTGCCAGAACAGTTGAAACTGGAAATATAG
- the lysS gene encoding lysine--tRNA ligase: MALSEQEILRREALTELRNLGIEPYPAAEFTTTAYSSEILANFEKYEGKEVVLAGRLMGKRIMGKASFAELKDAEGRIQVYVSRDDISDDEEKTMYNVVFKKLLDIGDFIGVRGTVFKTQVGEISVHVYGLTVLAKALKPLPVVKMDADGKIHDAFADPEQRYRRRYVDLTVNDHVKDTFIKRTKLFNSMRSFFNDKGYLEVETPVLQPIPGGAAARPFITHHNSLDIPLYMRIANELYLKRLIVGGFEGVYEFSKNFRNEGMDRTHNPEFTAMEIYVAYKDYNWMMNFTENLLEHCAIGVNGTSEVTFGEHKINFKAPYARVTMTDAIKHFTGFDISGKSEAELFAAAKGMGIDVDETMGKGKLIDEIFGAKCEGNYIQPTFITDYPKEMSPLCKQHRDNPELTERFELMVCGKEVANAYSELNDPIDQRERFEDQMRLAEKGDDEANGVIDEDFLRALEYGMPPTSGLGIGMDRLMMFLTNNASIQEVLFFPQMRPEKKQVQIELTDEEKLIVDLLKANNNQMDLGALKAKSELSGKKWDAATKGLSQHKLIKVSVAGESKIMELIG, translated from the coding sequence ATGGCATTATCCGAACAAGAAATTTTACGTAGAGAAGCACTTACCGAATTACGCAATTTAGGTATTGAGCCTTATCCAGCAGCCGAGTTTACCACCACCGCTTATTCGAGCGAAATCCTAGCCAACTTTGAGAAATACGAAGGTAAAGAAGTGGTTTTAGCGGGACGATTGATGGGGAAACGCATCATGGGAAAGGCATCGTTTGCAGAATTGAAAGATGCTGAAGGACGTATTCAAGTCTATGTTTCGAGAGATGACATTTCGGATGATGAAGAAAAAACGATGTACAATGTGGTTTTCAAAAAACTATTGGACATTGGCGATTTTATTGGGGTTCGCGGAACGGTTTTCAAAACACAAGTAGGCGAAATTTCCGTTCATGTTTACGGATTAACGGTTTTGGCGAAAGCCTTGAAACCACTTCCAGTTGTAAAAATGGATGCCGATGGAAAAATCCACGATGCCTTTGCTGATCCTGAACAAAGATACCGTCGTCGTTATGTGGATTTAACGGTGAACGACCATGTGAAAGATACTTTTATCAAAAGAACTAAATTGTTCAACTCCATGCGTTCGTTTTTTAACGACAAGGGGTATTTGGAAGTGGAAACGCCGGTTTTACAACCGATTCCGGGTGGTGCTGCAGCTAGACCTTTTATCACGCACCACAACTCGCTTGACATTCCTTTGTACATGCGTATTGCGAATGAATTGTATTTAAAAAGATTGATTGTGGGTGGATTTGAAGGGGTGTATGAGTTCTCGAAAAACTTCCGTAACGAAGGAATGGACAGAACACACAACCCAGAATTTACCGCTATGGAAATATATGTAGCCTACAAAGACTACAACTGGATGATGAACTTTACCGAAAACCTGCTAGAGCACTGTGCTATTGGGGTTAACGGAACAAGTGAAGTGACTTTTGGCGAACACAAAATCAATTTCAAAGCGCCGTATGCAAGAGTGACTATGACTGATGCTATCAAACACTTTACCGGTTTTGATATTTCTGGCAAATCAGAAGCGGAATTGTTTGCAGCTGCTAAAGGCATGGGAATTGACGTGGACGAAACCATGGGTAAAGGAAAATTGATTGACGAAATTTTTGGCGCTAAATGCGAAGGAAATTATATTCAGCCAACTTTCATCACGGATTATCCAAAAGAAATGAGTCCGCTTTGTAAACAACACCGCGACAATCCAGAACTGACTGAACGTTTTGAATTGATGGTGTGTGGAAAAGAGGTTGCCAATGCCTATTCTGAATTGAACGACCCAATTGACCAAAGAGAACGTTTTGAAGACCAAATGCGTTTGGCTGAAAAAGGTGACGATGAAGCGAATGGTGTTATCGACGAAGATTTCTTAAGAGCTTTGGAATACGGAATGCCACCCACTTCTGGATTAGGAATTGGGATGGATCGATTGATGATGTTCTTAACGAACAATGCGTCGATTCAAGAAGTGTTGTTCTTCCCGCAAATGCGACCAGAGAAAAAACAAGTTCAAATCGAATTGACTGATGAAGAAAAATTAATCGTTGATTTATTAAAAGCGAACAACAACCAAATGGATTTGGGTGCATTGAAAGCCAAATCAGAATTGAGCGGTAAAAAATGGGATGCTGCTACTAAAGGTTTATCTCAACACAAACTGATCAAAGTAAGTGTTGCTGGCGAAAGTAAAATAATGGAATTGATTGGATAA
- a CDS encoding cupin domain-containing protein yields the protein MKNKTPELTFIFPKGEKGTDDFFTGNAYPTALVDEDSIYNTLVGNVYFEPKARTKWHSHPAGQILIITDGIGYHQIEGKSIEIIKKGDVIKCPPNVKHWHGASAETGMQQLYIIPNTEKGIVEWNEKVTEEEYLK from the coding sequence ATGAAAAACAAAACACCAGAATTGACTTTTATTTTTCCTAAAGGAGAAAAAGGAACTGATGACTTTTTTACTGGGAATGCCTATCCAACAGCTCTCGTTGATGAAGATAGTATCTATAATACTTTAGTTGGAAATGTGTATTTTGAACCTAAAGCCAGAACAAAATGGCATAGCCACCCAGCCGGTCAAATTTTAATTATCACTGATGGAATTGGTTATCATCAAATAGAAGGTAAATCCATTGAAATTATTAAAAAAGGAGATGTTATAAAATGTCCCCCCAATGTTAAGCACTGGCACGGAGCAAGTGCTGAGACTGGTATGCAACAATTATATATAATTCCAAATACAGAAAAAGGAATTGTTGAATGGAACGAAAAAGTAACTGAAGAAGAGTATTTAAAATAA
- a CDS encoding RagB/SusD family nutrient uptake outer membrane protein, which yields MKKIFGILLASSMLFASCSEELLEPFTPGSLTEDVAIQKSSDLVNLVNSSMNILTNRTEYVFSSVFTDEAAPGSQNGGQGITSDYIFLMNVDNGSAAAIWQTQYFALARLNRVIAFADKVIATNAADQQIINRAKAEALVLRALAHIKIVSYFSPNPKDDASLAGVLADKIIATTEKPVRVTNAAFYRSIHADLDAAITIFNSNTATYAAASRTFYPSRALAQALKARAFALKGDYTNAEVFANTVINSSGISLATTQAQYDAVFHTHNESPNTEVIFRLKRTVQQNAQASNLNNGWVSVANRVNGSPFYEVSRALYNKLVEVPGDFRLNTTVHLTGTSPSLINPNYATATDVRNTDIIVLHKHGGQAAVTATNGYNPDFMVARLSEMYFIRAEARVAAGDLAGAATAIKTIRDARFATPQPAPVYASAQAAWKGILDERRLELSFEGFRFIDLKRIGTLAGAGLDRDASEYASSSWSFPAANPSNLPLTSTKFALPVPQVEIVGNPAIQQNPGY from the coding sequence ATGAAAAAAATATTTGGAATTTTGTTAGCATCATCGATGCTATTTGCTTCTTGTTCGGAAGAACTTTTGGAGCCTTTTACTCCTGGATCACTTACTGAGGATGTAGCAATACAAAAAAGTAGTGATTTAGTTAATTTAGTTAATTCTTCAATGAATATTTTAACTAATAGAACAGAGTATGTATTTAGTTCAGTATTCACAGATGAGGCAGCACCTGGATCTCAAAATGGAGGTCAAGGTATTACTTCTGATTATATCTTTTTGATGAACGTGGATAATGGTTCTGCTGCTGCAATCTGGCAAACGCAATATTTTGCACTAGCACGATTGAACAGAGTTATAGCTTTTGCTGATAAAGTAATTGCTACCAATGCTGCAGATCAGCAAATTATTAATAGAGCAAAGGCTGAAGCTTTAGTTTTAAGAGCGTTAGCTCATATTAAAATTGTATCTTATTTTTCTCCAAACCCTAAAGATGATGCATCTTTAGCAGGAGTTTTAGCGGATAAAATTATTGCAACTACAGAAAAACCAGTACGTGTTACTAATGCTGCTTTTTATAGATCAATTCACGCAGATTTAGATGCTGCTATTACAATTTTTAATTCTAATACGGCTACTTATGCTGCTGCAAGTAGAACATTTTATCCTTCTAGAGCTTTAGCGCAAGCATTAAAAGCACGTGCTTTTGCATTGAAAGGGGATTACACCAATGCTGAAGTTTTTGCTAATACTGTGATTAATTCTTCTGGAATTTCTTTAGCGACTACTCAGGCACAATATGATGCCGTTTTTCATACTCATAATGAGTCACCAAACACAGAAGTTATATTTAGATTGAAAAGAACTGTTCAACAAAATGCTCAAGCAAGTAATTTGAACAATGGTTGGGTTTCTGTTGCTAATAGAGTGAATGGTTCTCCTTTTTATGAGGTGAGTAGAGCGTTATATAATAAACTAGTTGAAGTACCAGGTGATTTTAGATTAAATACTACGGTTCATTTAACAGGTACAAGTCCTTCGCTTATTAATCCTAATTATGCTACTGCTACAGATGTTAGAAACACTGATATCATTGTATTACATAAACATGGAGGTCAAGCTGCAGTAACAGCAACCAACGGTTATAATCCTGATTTTATGGTAGCTAGGCTTTCTGAAATGTATTTCATTAGAGCTGAAGCTAGAGTAGCTGCAGGAGATTTAGCGGGCGCTGCAACTGCTATAAAAACTATTAGAGATGCGCGTTTTGCTACACCTCAACCAGCACCTGTTTATGCTTCTGCACAAGCAGCTTGGAAAGGAATTCTTGATGAAAGAAGATTGGAATTGTCTTTTGAAGGGTTCAGATTTATTGATTTGAAACGTATTGGTACTTTAGCTGGTGCAGGACTTGATAGAGATGCTTCAGAGTACGCTTCTAGTTCATGGTCTTTCCCTGCGGCTAACCCAAGTAATTTACCTTTAACTAGCACTAAATTTGCTTTGCCAGTTCCGCAAGTAGAAATAGTTGGTAATCCTGCAATACAACAAAATCCAGGTTACTAA
- a CDS encoding alpha/beta hydrolase produces the protein MKKIITTLVIFILTYGQTFSQSKNDVIIQLEKTNNYTFELSQKVLRQKVTFKNRYGITISGDLYIPKNSENEKFSALAISGPFGAVKEQSSGLYANQMAERGFIVIAFDPSFTGESGGETRNIGSPDINTEDFSAAVDFLGLQKNVDRNKIGIIGICGFGGFSLSAAAVDKRIKAVATTSMYDMSRVMSKGWEDKGTLEDRTKNLERMSLQRWNDAETGRTSYRPSTKNEPEPTNPIANEYWQYYKTPRGFHERAINSNGSWANTSAFPFMNFPLLTNIKEISPRPVLIIVGENAFSKYFGEDAYNAAAEPKELFKVKNSGHVDLYDKLDKIPFEKLSAFFKENLK, from the coding sequence ATGAAAAAAATCATTACTACACTAGTCATATTTATACTAACATATGGACAAACATTTTCACAATCTAAAAATGACGTAATTATCCAATTAGAAAAAACAAATAATTATACTTTTGAATTAAGCCAAAAAGTTCTTAGGCAAAAAGTAACTTTTAAAAACCGTTATGGAATTACAATTTCTGGAGATTTATACATCCCAAAAAATTCAGAAAATGAAAAATTTTCAGCTTTAGCAATTAGTGGACCATTTGGAGCCGTTAAAGAACAATCATCTGGATTGTATGCCAATCAAATGGCAGAACGTGGTTTTATTGTAATTGCTTTCGACCCTTCTTTCACGGGTGAAAGTGGAGGAGAAACTCGAAACATAGGATCTCCTGACATCAACACTGAAGATTTCAGTGCTGCAGTTGACTTTTTGGGCTTACAAAAAAATGTAGATCGCAATAAAATTGGTATAATTGGAATATGTGGTTTCGGAGGTTTTAGCTTGAGTGCAGCTGCAGTTGACAAACGAATTAAGGCAGTTGCAACAACGAGTATGTACGATATGTCAAGAGTTATGTCAAAGGGATGGGAAGATAAAGGCACCTTAGAGGATAGAACAAAAAACTTAGAAAGAATGAGTCTTCAAAGATGGAATGATGCTGAAACAGGAAGGACTTCTTATAGACCAAGCACAAAAAATGAGCCTGAACCAACAAATCCAATCGCAAACGAATATTGGCAATATTATAAAACCCCAAGAGGATTTCATGAAAGAGCAATAAATTCAAATGGCAGCTGGGCAAATACATCTGCATTCCCTTTTATGAATTTCCCTCTTTTAACAAACATCAAGGAAATCTCTCCCAGACCAGTTTTAATTATTGTTGGCGAAAATGCTTTTTCAAAATATTTTGGAGAAGATGCTTATAATGCTGCAGCTGAACCAAAAGAATTATTTAAAGTTAAGAATTCAGGACATGTAGATTTATATGATAAACTTGATAAAATTCCATTTGAAAAATTATCTGCTTTTTTTAAAGAAAATTTAAAATAG